tatacacacacacgcgcgcgcgcacacacgcacacacatatatataggggagggttctggtacaaactcacaaactttttttgttcaacaaatatataacttgagttcaacattttttttaagatattttgttgaacatcaattaaaattgtgttggagaagtacataaactaatttttcaatgtaagaactaagttaaacgtattatctAACCGatatttatatttctagaccctacccaaaccccaaaggtatagtttaagtatcTCTATAGATTTATTCAACACAATggtaattagtgttctacacccaatgttgaaccccagttacaaatgtgttgaatgcacgatttatctgtgcattatttttaaagttgtgatgttttttcaataattttcaacatagatactaggggtgatcgcggtgcgggcggtgcggtttttcatCAAAACCGCAAACCAAACCGCGTATGCGGTTTGCTTGaaaactcaaaccgcaaccgcaccgcgcTAGGATAAAAACCacgtaaaccgcaccacaaaaatgcggtgtggtgcggtgcggtttgtgtatgtttaagaataaatatttttagttgaagttagtaataaaatttaaatataaaataactaaaattttttcttgtaatgaatttatataatatttatcatttcagaactaCAACTACAAAAATAATGCACATAAAagtgtaaatataataataaatatgagtactaagaaacatattataataatataatcatatcaTACAAATTTGGTATAATGGTAATATAATGGTAATGcgagattgataaaataataattagctaTTGTTTAAcaagatataaaatatataatataatttaacataatataattttatttgacataattataaaaaacatatatatatatagagtcttactccaatagaaaccatcttattctagaaactaaaaaccaagctgaaatatcactaaatcctaaagcagataccactaaattcttaaacaaccccatctccacctccatcttcaccaaccgcacctccatcttcaccaaccccacccccacatccgccactgccaccacctccgtcgtcacctcctccataaccaccatcACCTttatgccgcccgccccctccatctccacctccattatttctctaacaacacaatctccacctccatcttcatcaaccccatcttggtcgatgcttcaacctccttcacccccgttcatacttctttctccacctcggctcaacttcaaaacgcggtggacccgccactattccggcaacgctccaaccccctacttcaagccgcccacaCCTTCgttacaatcatccttcctccatctccaccttcacctccaccatctccaccaccgtcaccaccatctgaatcgaaaacctaaacagatctggagattttgAGCAGTGTTTGGAACATATATGAAGATTCTGGGCGGCTTcagcaagttttcactaattcttacaacacagatcactaaatcctaaagagaatatcactaaattgtactgagaatatcactaacttgtattggtttctagtttttattttaaaagtggtttctatttgatcatgagccaaCCTTATCATACACTTTCCACCCTGCCACGCCACCCCGCCACGTCAccatgccacgtcagcactggggtCCCACACTGCTGACGCgacactgccacgtcagcagccaCGTCAACACTGGGGTCcaccactgctgacgtggcactgccacgtcatctgccACTTCAGCACTGGGATCCCCACTGCCgacctgctgacgtggcagatgacgtCAGCAGTGGGGCCCCCcagaaaattaagaaaaaataaaaaaatatatagattggagtgctcatagcaaaaatgggagtggaaatagtggtttttaggtttgtatgggagtgtggtttgtagtggaatagggccctatatatatatatatatataatttttttcatatttaatatttaatcacaaaagTATCTGCTATTTAGATctatatgttatataataataataataacaataatataacaacaacaacaataactTCATTTAATCATTACATGTACTTTCTTGTCAATTATTTGATTATGATGATTGCCTGTATTTTACTTCAGATTATTGTGCCACATGGAGAACCAGTTACTGTTGATACGTTCTTGGCGTGGAGAGAGAGATTTGAAGCAGAACTAGCCTTGGAAAGAGCCAAGTAAGTTGTTGATGTAGCCAACTTCAGTTCTTCCTTTCCATTGTAGGCATGTCCCAGAACAAGGGCACTTGACATATTTCTCGGTCATTTTCTTTTGCAAAGCCTCTGATCTTGAGGTTAAAAGGTCAATATTACTAAACGAACAAATGCATAACTATTTAAAACTTGTGTTGGACTTGAAGGGACTTCACAGACTAATGATTAATAAACATACTACAAAAATATGTGTGTACAAATTTAGATATTCAAGATCACCTTACAAAGTTTTAGTTGAGTTTCACGTGTTTTTAAATCAATAGTACCCTCAGGCTTTATATGTGGATCAGGATCGCATTACAACCTTTTGATACATGTTTGTGTGATGCAAAATAAGTGCTTTGGTTGAAGTAGACCATTGTTATTGATAGTATAAATATGTAATTAGAGTTTTGGCATTAAGCATGTAATAACATGTCAAATTTGGTGCCAGATTAATGCCTGAGATAGCACTAACAACAACCAAGGAAAAGAAGCTGACTGGTAGACAGTGGTTTGAAAGTGGAAGAGCTTCTATGGTATGTatgattttctttaattttacaTCAAGGAATTATTACAACCCTCATCCATAGTTATATATGAGCGTATCAGACTGGTTGTTGCTATCATAAATGTGTCATCAAGTCCAAACTCCAAATTACATGCGCAATCACAAAAACAATCTGGTAGCAGAAGTCATGAAAGGCTCTCTATTGACATAATCTAAATTTTATCAAGTAATTGTCCAAATTTCCAGAGAATTTAGCGTGTATACTAAACATATCGGGCAGTGGATATgtcaaatttaattgattttaaggtGATCAAGCAGTAATCACCAAACTGAATCTTCCAAGTTCATAGATTGGATTACGTCATGAGTAAGATTTATATCTAGTTTGGCCATACTTTATGTGTAGTTATAGCTCTAATATAGGCTAGAGAGCACTAAACAACTCTTGTGTGCTGAATGACTATGATTCCCATATTCTCTTGATGTAAATAAGCTATCTGAGTTGTGGCCAGTAATGGCAGATGAGAGGTTCTGTGAGACGAGTCTAACTTCCTAGCACCCTCTAATATCAGTATTGCTACCTTTAATCTGCAGAAAGGTGCAGCAGCAATTACTGAAGATTCCgaggaagatgatgatgacGACATCGACTTTGATGATGAAGACTTTGAAGGTGATCACAGTTCACAGTAATTTTGTTTCCTATGTTTATTAggaatattttgataatattgtTGGCTTTCTGCAGATGATGAAGAAGATATGCTCGAGCACTACCTGGCTGAAAAATCAGACTCATCCGCCCATTCTTCAAAAAGAGCTAATTAGAATATTTGTGTGGAACAGCAAACAACAGAATTTTGAACACGAACTGAGTTCATCCATTACAAATTTGGGACAGCAAATATTAGCGAGAGACGTTCTTTCCTAGTATTATCCTGTTAGGATCTTACTTTCGCAAAATTTGGACCCAAACAAGAATGTACAATGATGTGAAACTTTATGAGAAATGAGGATTTTCACTCCATAACTAAGTAACGcttttatgtaaaattattatcAGCTTATTCCTTCTGGAATTTTTCTTTGGTTGCCCGGTCTCTAGTTAAGTGAATTTGTTGCTCATCTCCTTAAGTGTGGACCAATTAGTTtggccctgtttgggaattagcggttagctgttagcggattgaattagatgttttgactagccgatttaaatagatgttttgactagcggattgaattagcggtttcttgtaaaactgtttggtaaaaatagctgtttgaggagttttttgtgACACATACCCAAACCGCTAACCCTAAAAGCTCCCCAAACtagttttttgaaaattagctttttgagcgcaaacctctatttcaatccgctaactaccaaacactacaattagcggattgaaatggtcaaacctctaaaatattcaaaacctctaattttgccccaaatttctaacttccaaacacccTCAAAGGTGTCTTGGAATAAACATTAAGGCGAGATTCTAAGCAAAAGTTTTGTGCAAGAAAATTTGCACAATAATAGAATGAGGAAATCTCGTCTCCATCGTGAAACTGATATATCAACAGGAAAAAAGCAGCAACAAGTGTACATAAGGTGCAGTTCGAATCATGAAAGTTCAACACAACTGCACAGAAATATAATaacttagaggggtgtattggattgagattttaaagcattttttttgcattcacgaaatccgagggtattcgattgggattgtttgaaatctattaaaatcttgaggtattcaattgagattttaaattatgctacaaattcaggtggtattcaattgagattttaaattatgttttaaaatccgatggtattcaattgggattgtttaaaatccattaaaatctgatggtattcaaatgctgatggattttttttcatttcataaaatgatggattttgcgGCATTcgtcagtgtattttaagttttttgaaatcctaccaaattcaatgggattttgaagcattgagaattcgcacaaaatcaaaatctcatacaatccattaaaatccatagactaaaaacaatgcattaaaatcccaatcgaatacacccccgttaatTTGAATAATTGGACTTGTACAAATACACACGAGTACATATAAATTTGTGTACTAAATTTCGGAATGAGCGATAGCGAGAATCGATCAGCGAAATTTTAGTACATATAAATTTCGGGATGAGCGAGAATCGAGTCACGGTAAATAAAACGGTACGATCTAAACTGATGAACATAAACAATCTAACcctgcacacacacacactagtaATCAACAACACAATCATCAATATCAGGATTCTCCGAGCAAAAAAACTCGAGCGGATCCTCGTGTTTCGCAAGCTTCCGGCGAAGATCAGCCATCGCTTGGCTCACTTCTTCAACCTCATCCCACGCAACTCTACACTCGCTCGATCTTCGATCACCTTCACAAACTTGCTTCGCTTCCATCACTTTCGCCTCGATCATATCCGTTAGCTTCTTTGCTCTCATCTTCGTGCCTTTGTATTTCGCCGCTCCTTTTGCCATCATCATTGTCGCGCTCTTCGAGGCCGGTGATCGCCGGAGAGGAAGCCGCGGCGGAGAGATTTTCGGCGGGGCGGTTAGGTTGGTTGTTGCCATGGCGATAAGGTTTGATTTGGAAAAATGTGTATTTTGGGTTGAGTTTAGAAGAGACGAGAAGGATAGTGAAAGCTTAGCGCGGTTTAATGATTTATATAGTTGGCGTAACTAACTGCACGATTATGGACAATAACGTTAGTCGAATTTTGTTCCGACccgattttaatattttaaattaattgggtttagaaaaaaaattcaaattttaaaggaCGTGTATAAGTTTATAAAGAACTATGCAAGGACTACTTCATTTATATTACAAGCTTCAAATCGAATTGATTTTTCCCCCCTTTAATTCCAACTCTCAGTTTAAAATACGTAAAAAAGAAAACTTAAAAAAGTAATACAAATCCCTAACGACAAAAATTAAAGACAAATTTTCAGTTTGAAATACTAGATGTACCACTAATAGTACCTAATGTATGCACCCGAAATTTTAATAATGCGCTAATACTTGGCACAGCTCTAGATTCGGTTGtgctatttattttttttggcacTTCAAAATGTTACTTAATTTGAGGCATGTAAACTCACCTACCTGTTTGAAATATAATGGTACCTGAACAGAAGAAATGTCTAACATGAAGCTATCTAAGCTTTCttgtattccctccgtcccaaaatacatgtcactttgacttttttcacgtaatttgagatgcaaaaataatataattttacatattatttttcaaaatttcttatttctgaataaaaatttaacatctatatttttattcagaaaaggaaattttgaaaaataatatgtcgaaatatattttttttgcatatcaaattacgtgaaaaaagtgaaagtgacatgtattttgggacggagggagtatctaacACAGTAAAACTACTAAACTAGTGAAGACAAGGCAGAGCACAACTATGCTAACGCAAGACTACTAATAAACCTGAACAGACCGAAATGTCTAACACGAAGCTATCCAAGCTCTCTTGTGTCGACACAGCAAAACTAGTTAAGACTCTGTGGAGCACAAATATGCTAACACAAGACTATCAATAAGGAACTGAAATGTAAGAGTGTATTGTACAGCTTATGTACATATACACCACCAACTCTCCAACCTAATTACAAAAAATTGCATTTTTTGAATTTGCAAAGATGAACTTTAATTGTCTGGAACCAAGTCCACGCTTGTAAAGCATGGAACGAAACTCTTTTGTAAACATTCTGATCCATCATCTCTTTAAACCACGTTTCTTCTCCAAAACATACGCTATGCAATTCCCATAATCACTACACAGATACATGTTCTGCATAAAAGTCACACTCCACTCttacaacccccccccccccccccccccccccacaaagCCCACACCGACTGGAGAAggagaatataattttatgcaATGCGAATCTGTGACGCTACAAGATGGCATCAATCTCGGGTGTATGAATTAGCATAATCTTTAATCATCTCCTTCAACCTCTGTGGACACAAACAATTTGGCAGGTGTGAGTAGCATAAGAGGTGAATAGCCTCTAATATAAAGGTGACAAATTCAAAGTTCTAATTCTGGAGGACAATACCTCTAATTCTTTATGAAGCACAATAAATACATTCTTCAGTCGCTTGTGTCTCTGCAAGAGAAAGCAGTCAAACATGAATGGATTATAAATGATAACGTAGTCAATGTAATTTCACCAGAAAAGAATAAAA
This genomic window from Daucus carota subsp. sativus chromosome 7, DH1 v3.0, whole genome shotgun sequence contains:
- the LOC108195261 gene encoding calvin cycle protein CP12-3, chloroplastic, encoding MATTNLTAPPKISPPRLPLRRSPASKSATMMMAKGAAKYKGTKMRAKKLTDMIEAKVMEAKQVCEGDRRSSECRVAWDEVEEVSQAMADLRRKLAKHEDPLEFFCSENPDIDDCVVDY